From Channa argus isolate prfri chromosome 18, Channa argus male v1.0, whole genome shotgun sequence, the proteins below share one genomic window:
- the zdhhc8a gene encoding palmitoyltransferase ZDHHC8B isoform X3: MPASGADSLKPSAFIPVCTAVCLLVGSTSLFFVFTCPWLAVTICPAVPPCSAILFLFVLANFTMATFMDAGVLPVANDEEDNDDEFRAPLYKNVDVKGVQVRMKWCASCHFYRPPRCSHCSVCDHCVEDFDHHCPWVNNCIGRRNYRYFFLFLLSLTVHMIGVFTFGLIYVLHHTGELWKLHCTVTLAVMSISGLFLIPVLGLTGFHLYLVSRGHTTNEQFLHLFTTPQVTGKFQGGKNPFTRGCCNNLEYLVCSPISPKYTARPIKKSVIHIQPPFLRPVKVRDNGIQSQDVQNKQTSSGAVELSDIKQQKTPPPLPPKPEHGLLKSQLAAANEMGHHTKTIIPVSIPTVPQLRPVLEAISRGSSPILPEQLLKASEQQGNNKAPDLHSESKESPARGSQQGVLSPHPPLQPNTSSSSLPLNSLTLSSRSLTLKHNNRQGSKSHLPSMYGDGLGSSSTGKMSSSNLLANHNSSNLSYDNLINPTDPQFIAQRGAPPGNYHPHFMTLGTDGTVVQRPPPHTYSPVFMGVTRQSPQPRDTSSSLQGLTTRDPSHSFQGFIKRDTSPTFQGLLPRDLASQSMTIQDIPPPGLAIRDMTSQSNRDTLRDLSPQGLTSQKSAAARYDNFSKTIMASIHVRQDMEERDRMLHLQARSQALYGPDVGIYDIPSRRSLPPDNIRPQGSRGPTPPAYGSREFLMSTGILGYGLRTSPLSSSSTSSLNRGPKTSASLLQSSSSSSLKSKGRSSSPAYCPAERQTQPLPPSISTIPCLPTSSTPSAPSYASYATTKRTSLTYSSDGKDPVTQEGLK, from the exons ATGCCCGCCAGCGGCGCCGACTCGCTGAAACCCAGCGCCTTCATCCCGGTGTGCACGGCAGTCTGCCTCCTGGTCGGATCTACGTCCCTGTTCTTTGTCTTCAC ATGCCCATGGCTGGCTGTGACCATCTGCCCTGCTGTGCCACCATGCAGTGCcatccttttcctttttgtgctGGCCAACTTCACCATGGCAACCTTTATGGATGCTGGTGTGCTCCCAGTGG CTAATGATGAGGAGGACAACGATGATGAGTTTCGTGCTCCTTTATACAAGAACGTGGATGTGAAGGGTGTCCAGGTGCGGATGAAATGGTGTGCTTCGTGCCATTTCTACAGGCCGCCGCGTTGCTCACACTGCAGCGTCTGCGATCACTGTGTGGAG GACTTTGACCATCACTGTCCATGGGTGAACAATTGCATCGGGAGGCGCAACTACCGCTacttcttcctgtttctgttgtcACTGACAGTTCACATGATTGGTGTCTTCACCTTTGGCCTCATATATGTCCTGCACCACACGGGCGAATTATGGAAGCTGCACTGCACTGTCAC TTTGGCAGTGATGAGTATATCAGGGCTGTTTCTTATCCCGGTCCTGGGTCTCACTGGATTCCACCTGTACCTGGTGTCCAGAGGACACACCACAAATGAGCAA TTCTTGCACCTCTTCACAACCCCACAGGTAACTGGGAAGTTTCAAGGTGGAAAAAATCCTTTTACAAGAGGTTGTTGTAACAACCTGGAATATCTAGTTTGCAGTCCCATTTCTCCAAA GTACACAGCAAGACCTATTAAGAAATCAGTGATCCATATTCAGCCTCCATTCCTGAGACCAGTAAAAGTCAGGGACAACGGTATACAAAGTCAGGATGTCCAAAATAAG CAAACCTCAAGTGGAGCCGTCGAGCTGTCAGAcatcaaacaacagaaaacgCCACCGCCACTGCCACCTAAACCAGAACACGGGCTGCTGAAAAGCCAACTAGCTGCCGCGAATG AGATGGGACATCACACCAAAACCATCATTCCTGTTTCTATTCCTACTGTGCCACAGCTACGGCCGGTATTGGAGGCCATATCCAGAGGATCGTCACCCATTCTCCCAGAACAG TTGTTGAAGGCATCAGAGCAGCAAGGGAACAACAAAGCTCCGGACCTCCACTCTGAGTCCAAAGAGAGCCCTGCGAGAGGCAGTCAGCAGGGAGTCCTGTCTCCCCACCCTCCCCTACAGCCCAACACCTCCTCCAGCTCACTGCCGCTCAACTCTCTGACACTCAGCTCCCGCTCTCTCACCCTAAAACACAACAATCGTCAAGGCAGCAAATCCCATCTGCCTTCCATGTATGGTGATGGTTTAGGATCAAGTTCCACAGGCAAAATGTCCTCTTCCAACCTGCTGGCCAACCACAACAGCAGCAATCTGTCCTATGATAACCTCATAAACCCCACAGACCCTCAGTTCATCGCTCAGAGAGGGGCCCCTCCAGGCAACTACCATCCTCACTTTATGACCCTGGGCACAGATGGGACTGTTGTGCAGCGGCCCCCTCCTCACACCTACAGTCCAGTGTTTATGGGTGTCACTAGACAGTCTCCTCAGCCTAGAGACACCTCATCTTCTTTGCAGGGTCTCACCACAAGGGATCCCTCACACTCGTTTCAAGGTTTTATTAAAAGAGATACTTCACCTACTTTTCAAGGGCTGTTGCCAAGAGACCTTGCCTCCCAAAGCATGACAATACAAGACATCCCCCCTCCAGGTCTGGCCATACGAGATATGACTTCTCAAAGTAATCGAGATACCCTTCGTGATCTCAGCCCACAGGGTTTGACATCTCAGAAGTCTGCTGCTGCACGTTATGACAACTTTTCAAAAACCATCATGGCATCTATCCATGTTAGACAGGATATGGAGGAGCGTGACAGGATGCTGCATCTCCAAGCGCGATCACAGGCGCTTTATGGCCCAGATGTGGGGATCTATGACATTCCCAGCAGACGGAGCCTGCCACCAGACAACATCCGCCCTCAGGGCTCCCGTGGACCAACACCTCCAGCCTATGGCTCCAGGGAGTTTCTCATGAGTACAGGCATCCTTGGCTATGGTTTGAGGACCTCACcactctccagctcctccacatCGTCTCTGAATCGAGGCCCAAAAACCTCCGCCTCTCttctgcagagcagcagcagcagcagcctgaaaAGCAAGGGCAGGTCTTCGTCTCCAGCGTACTGCCCTGCTGAGAGACAGACTcaacccctccctccctctataTCCACCATACCCTGTTTGcccacctcctccaccccctCTGCCCCCTCCTATGCATCCTATGCCACAACAAAAAGAACCTCACTTACATACTCCTCTGATGGGAAGGACCCCGTCACCCAAGAAggcctgaaataa
- the zdhhc8a gene encoding palmitoyltransferase ZDHHC8B isoform X1, with product MPASGADSLKPSAFIPVCTAVCLLVGSTSLFFVFTCPWLAVTICPAVPPCSAILFLFVLANFTMATFMDAGVLPVANDEEDNDDEFRAPLYKNVDVKGVQVRMKWCASCHFYRPPRCSHCSVCDHCVEDFDHHCPWVNNCIGRRNYRYFFLFLLSLTVHMIGVFTFGLIYVLHHTGELWKLHCTVTYPYTHVCAFICDCITINIFLISLSSLAVMSISGLFLIPVLGLTGFHLYLVSRGHTTNEQFLHLFTTPQVTGKFQGGKNPFTRGCCNNLEYLVCSPISPKYTARPIKKSVIHIQPPFLRPVKVRDNGIQSQDVQNKQTSSGAVELSDIKQQKTPPPLPPKPEHGLLKSQLAAANEMGHHTKTIIPVSIPTVPQLRPVLEAISRGSSPILPEQLLKASEQQGNNKAPDLHSESKESPARGSQQGVLSPHPPLQPNTSSSSLPLNSLTLSSRSLTLKHNNRQGSKSHLPSMYGDGLGSSSTGKMSSSNLLANHNSSNLSYDNLINPTDPQFIAQRGAPPGNYHPHFMTLGTDGTVVQRPPPHTYSPVFMGVTRQSPQPRDTSSSLQGLTTRDPSHSFQGFIKRDTSPTFQGLLPRDLASQSMTIQDIPPPGLAIRDMTSQSNRDTLRDLSPQGLTSQKSAAARYDNFSKTIMASIHVRQDMEERDRMLHLQARSQALYGPDVGIYDIPSRRSLPPDNIRPQGSRGPTPPAYGSREFLMSTGILGYGLRTSPLSSSSTSSLNRGPKTSASLLQSSSSSSLKSKGRSSSPAYCPAERQTQPLPPSISTIPCLPTSSTPSAPSYASYATTKRTSLTYSSDGKDPVTQEGLK from the exons ATGCCCGCCAGCGGCGCCGACTCGCTGAAACCCAGCGCCTTCATCCCGGTGTGCACGGCAGTCTGCCTCCTGGTCGGATCTACGTCCCTGTTCTTTGTCTTCAC ATGCCCATGGCTGGCTGTGACCATCTGCCCTGCTGTGCCACCATGCAGTGCcatccttttcctttttgtgctGGCCAACTTCACCATGGCAACCTTTATGGATGCTGGTGTGCTCCCAGTGG CTAATGATGAGGAGGACAACGATGATGAGTTTCGTGCTCCTTTATACAAGAACGTGGATGTGAAGGGTGTCCAGGTGCGGATGAAATGGTGTGCTTCGTGCCATTTCTACAGGCCGCCGCGTTGCTCACACTGCAGCGTCTGCGATCACTGTGTGGAG GACTTTGACCATCACTGTCCATGGGTGAACAATTGCATCGGGAGGCGCAACTACCGCTacttcttcctgtttctgttgtcACTGACAGTTCACATGATTGGTGTCTTCACCTTTGGCCTCATATATGTCCTGCACCACACGGGCGAATTATGGAAGCTGCACTGCACTGTCACGTATCCTTATAcacatgtgtgtgcatttatctGTGACTGTATAACTATAAACATTTTCCTCATCAGTCTTTCTAGTTTGGCAGTGATGAGTATATCAGGGCTGTTTCTTATCCCGGTCCTGGGTCTCACTGGATTCCACCTGTACCTGGTGTCCAGAGGACACACCACAAATGAGCAA TTCTTGCACCTCTTCACAACCCCACAGGTAACTGGGAAGTTTCAAGGTGGAAAAAATCCTTTTACAAGAGGTTGTTGTAACAACCTGGAATATCTAGTTTGCAGTCCCATTTCTCCAAA GTACACAGCAAGACCTATTAAGAAATCAGTGATCCATATTCAGCCTCCATTCCTGAGACCAGTAAAAGTCAGGGACAACGGTATACAAAGTCAGGATGTCCAAAATAAG CAAACCTCAAGTGGAGCCGTCGAGCTGTCAGAcatcaaacaacagaaaacgCCACCGCCACTGCCACCTAAACCAGAACACGGGCTGCTGAAAAGCCAACTAGCTGCCGCGAATG AGATGGGACATCACACCAAAACCATCATTCCTGTTTCTATTCCTACTGTGCCACAGCTACGGCCGGTATTGGAGGCCATATCCAGAGGATCGTCACCCATTCTCCCAGAACAG TTGTTGAAGGCATCAGAGCAGCAAGGGAACAACAAAGCTCCGGACCTCCACTCTGAGTCCAAAGAGAGCCCTGCGAGAGGCAGTCAGCAGGGAGTCCTGTCTCCCCACCCTCCCCTACAGCCCAACACCTCCTCCAGCTCACTGCCGCTCAACTCTCTGACACTCAGCTCCCGCTCTCTCACCCTAAAACACAACAATCGTCAAGGCAGCAAATCCCATCTGCCTTCCATGTATGGTGATGGTTTAGGATCAAGTTCCACAGGCAAAATGTCCTCTTCCAACCTGCTGGCCAACCACAACAGCAGCAATCTGTCCTATGATAACCTCATAAACCCCACAGACCCTCAGTTCATCGCTCAGAGAGGGGCCCCTCCAGGCAACTACCATCCTCACTTTATGACCCTGGGCACAGATGGGACTGTTGTGCAGCGGCCCCCTCCTCACACCTACAGTCCAGTGTTTATGGGTGTCACTAGACAGTCTCCTCAGCCTAGAGACACCTCATCTTCTTTGCAGGGTCTCACCACAAGGGATCCCTCACACTCGTTTCAAGGTTTTATTAAAAGAGATACTTCACCTACTTTTCAAGGGCTGTTGCCAAGAGACCTTGCCTCCCAAAGCATGACAATACAAGACATCCCCCCTCCAGGTCTGGCCATACGAGATATGACTTCTCAAAGTAATCGAGATACCCTTCGTGATCTCAGCCCACAGGGTTTGACATCTCAGAAGTCTGCTGCTGCACGTTATGACAACTTTTCAAAAACCATCATGGCATCTATCCATGTTAGACAGGATATGGAGGAGCGTGACAGGATGCTGCATCTCCAAGCGCGATCACAGGCGCTTTATGGCCCAGATGTGGGGATCTATGACATTCCCAGCAGACGGAGCCTGCCACCAGACAACATCCGCCCTCAGGGCTCCCGTGGACCAACACCTCCAGCCTATGGCTCCAGGGAGTTTCTCATGAGTACAGGCATCCTTGGCTATGGTTTGAGGACCTCACcactctccagctcctccacatCGTCTCTGAATCGAGGCCCAAAAACCTCCGCCTCTCttctgcagagcagcagcagcagcagcctgaaaAGCAAGGGCAGGTCTTCGTCTCCAGCGTACTGCCCTGCTGAGAGACAGACTcaacccctccctccctctataTCCACCATACCCTGTTTGcccacctcctccaccccctCTGCCCCCTCCTATGCATCCTATGCCACAACAAAAAGAACCTCACTTACATACTCCTCTGATGGGAAGGACCCCGTCACCCAAGAAggcctgaaataa
- the zdhhc8a gene encoding palmitoyltransferase ZDHHC8B isoform X2 has protein sequence MPASGADSLKPSAFIPVCTAVCLLVGSTSLFFVFTCPWLAVTICPAVPPCSAILFLFVLANFTMATFMDAGVLPVANDEEDNDDEFRAPLYKNVDVKGVQVRMKWCASCHFYRPPRCSHCSVCDHCVEDFDHHCPWVNNCIGRRNYRYFFLFLLSLTVHMIGVFTFGLIYVLHHTGELWKLHCTVTYPYTHVCAFICDCITINIFLISLSSLAVMSISGLFLIPVLGLTGFHLYLVSRGHTTNEQVTGKFQGGKNPFTRGCCNNLEYLVCSPISPKYTARPIKKSVIHIQPPFLRPVKVRDNGIQSQDVQNKQTSSGAVELSDIKQQKTPPPLPPKPEHGLLKSQLAAANEMGHHTKTIIPVSIPTVPQLRPVLEAISRGSSPILPEQLLKASEQQGNNKAPDLHSESKESPARGSQQGVLSPHPPLQPNTSSSSLPLNSLTLSSRSLTLKHNNRQGSKSHLPSMYGDGLGSSSTGKMSSSNLLANHNSSNLSYDNLINPTDPQFIAQRGAPPGNYHPHFMTLGTDGTVVQRPPPHTYSPVFMGVTRQSPQPRDTSSSLQGLTTRDPSHSFQGFIKRDTSPTFQGLLPRDLASQSMTIQDIPPPGLAIRDMTSQSNRDTLRDLSPQGLTSQKSAAARYDNFSKTIMASIHVRQDMEERDRMLHLQARSQALYGPDVGIYDIPSRRSLPPDNIRPQGSRGPTPPAYGSREFLMSTGILGYGLRTSPLSSSSTSSLNRGPKTSASLLQSSSSSSLKSKGRSSSPAYCPAERQTQPLPPSISTIPCLPTSSTPSAPSYASYATTKRTSLTYSSDGKDPVTQEGLK, from the exons ATGCCCGCCAGCGGCGCCGACTCGCTGAAACCCAGCGCCTTCATCCCGGTGTGCACGGCAGTCTGCCTCCTGGTCGGATCTACGTCCCTGTTCTTTGTCTTCAC ATGCCCATGGCTGGCTGTGACCATCTGCCCTGCTGTGCCACCATGCAGTGCcatccttttcctttttgtgctGGCCAACTTCACCATGGCAACCTTTATGGATGCTGGTGTGCTCCCAGTGG CTAATGATGAGGAGGACAACGATGATGAGTTTCGTGCTCCTTTATACAAGAACGTGGATGTGAAGGGTGTCCAGGTGCGGATGAAATGGTGTGCTTCGTGCCATTTCTACAGGCCGCCGCGTTGCTCACACTGCAGCGTCTGCGATCACTGTGTGGAG GACTTTGACCATCACTGTCCATGGGTGAACAATTGCATCGGGAGGCGCAACTACCGCTacttcttcctgtttctgttgtcACTGACAGTTCACATGATTGGTGTCTTCACCTTTGGCCTCATATATGTCCTGCACCACACGGGCGAATTATGGAAGCTGCACTGCACTGTCACGTATCCTTATAcacatgtgtgtgcatttatctGTGACTGTATAACTATAAACATTTTCCTCATCAGTCTTTCTAGTTTGGCAGTGATGAGTATATCAGGGCTGTTTCTTATCCCGGTCCTGGGTCTCACTGGATTCCACCTGTACCTGGTGTCCAGAGGACACACCACAAATGAGCAA GTAACTGGGAAGTTTCAAGGTGGAAAAAATCCTTTTACAAGAGGTTGTTGTAACAACCTGGAATATCTAGTTTGCAGTCCCATTTCTCCAAA GTACACAGCAAGACCTATTAAGAAATCAGTGATCCATATTCAGCCTCCATTCCTGAGACCAGTAAAAGTCAGGGACAACGGTATACAAAGTCAGGATGTCCAAAATAAG CAAACCTCAAGTGGAGCCGTCGAGCTGTCAGAcatcaaacaacagaaaacgCCACCGCCACTGCCACCTAAACCAGAACACGGGCTGCTGAAAAGCCAACTAGCTGCCGCGAATG AGATGGGACATCACACCAAAACCATCATTCCTGTTTCTATTCCTACTGTGCCACAGCTACGGCCGGTATTGGAGGCCATATCCAGAGGATCGTCACCCATTCTCCCAGAACAG TTGTTGAAGGCATCAGAGCAGCAAGGGAACAACAAAGCTCCGGACCTCCACTCTGAGTCCAAAGAGAGCCCTGCGAGAGGCAGTCAGCAGGGAGTCCTGTCTCCCCACCCTCCCCTACAGCCCAACACCTCCTCCAGCTCACTGCCGCTCAACTCTCTGACACTCAGCTCCCGCTCTCTCACCCTAAAACACAACAATCGTCAAGGCAGCAAATCCCATCTGCCTTCCATGTATGGTGATGGTTTAGGATCAAGTTCCACAGGCAAAATGTCCTCTTCCAACCTGCTGGCCAACCACAACAGCAGCAATCTGTCCTATGATAACCTCATAAACCCCACAGACCCTCAGTTCATCGCTCAGAGAGGGGCCCCTCCAGGCAACTACCATCCTCACTTTATGACCCTGGGCACAGATGGGACTGTTGTGCAGCGGCCCCCTCCTCACACCTACAGTCCAGTGTTTATGGGTGTCACTAGACAGTCTCCTCAGCCTAGAGACACCTCATCTTCTTTGCAGGGTCTCACCACAAGGGATCCCTCACACTCGTTTCAAGGTTTTATTAAAAGAGATACTTCACCTACTTTTCAAGGGCTGTTGCCAAGAGACCTTGCCTCCCAAAGCATGACAATACAAGACATCCCCCCTCCAGGTCTGGCCATACGAGATATGACTTCTCAAAGTAATCGAGATACCCTTCGTGATCTCAGCCCACAGGGTTTGACATCTCAGAAGTCTGCTGCTGCACGTTATGACAACTTTTCAAAAACCATCATGGCATCTATCCATGTTAGACAGGATATGGAGGAGCGTGACAGGATGCTGCATCTCCAAGCGCGATCACAGGCGCTTTATGGCCCAGATGTGGGGATCTATGACATTCCCAGCAGACGGAGCCTGCCACCAGACAACATCCGCCCTCAGGGCTCCCGTGGACCAACACCTCCAGCCTATGGCTCCAGGGAGTTTCTCATGAGTACAGGCATCCTTGGCTATGGTTTGAGGACCTCACcactctccagctcctccacatCGTCTCTGAATCGAGGCCCAAAAACCTCCGCCTCTCttctgcagagcagcagcagcagcagcctgaaaAGCAAGGGCAGGTCTTCGTCTCCAGCGTACTGCCCTGCTGAGAGACAGACTcaacccctccctccctctataTCCACCATACCCTGTTTGcccacctcctccaccccctCTGCCCCCTCCTATGCATCCTATGCCACAACAAAAAGAACCTCACTTACATACTCCTCTGATGGGAAGGACCCCGTCACCCAAGAAggcctgaaataa
- the ora5 gene encoding rhodopsin: MMYAKGLTESLIRTFMFLAGILGNNWLALRSVPRHKSTIHTNEVLFINLAISNLITNYLVDLPDTMKDFAERWFLGETFCGMFHFFASLSETSSIYTTFFISVFWHQKLVGSLKCGGAPVQLDSLWLVGCLLAGSWTLATVFSIPNFFFVRVEGANESKEQCVDVFPNALARQTYEVFYLTLANALPVAGIVFTSFQIVITLLQNHRRIQGHNTNIMKETVNDENMSIKNNTKSVSAPSPPGTSQNLKESASLSNIYTGVAASYCPNRAHSGDRGTNIDSRVGAPPKFSNPSQKPSASSLTQVRAAKSVVAVASVFLVCWMTHLLLRISNNIHTSSVVVEVASYVAASYTSIIPYIFLHGVKKLSCSCKR; the protein is encoded by the coding sequence ATGATGTATGCAAAAGGCTTGACTGAATCCCTCATCAGAACATTTATGTTTCTAGCAGGGATCCTGGGAAACAACTGGCTGGCTCTACGCTCAGTACCCAGGCACAAATCTACTATCCACACCAACGAGGTGCTTTTCATCAACCTGGCCATCTCCAACCTCATCACCAACTACCTGGTCGATCTGCCCGATACCATGAAAGATTTTGCAGAACGGTGGTTCCTGGGTGAAACCTTTTGTGGcatgtttcatttctttgcCAGTCTCTCTGAAACCAGTAGCATCTACACAACCTTCTTCATCAGTGTTTTCTGGCACCAGAAGCTTGTCGGCTCCCTGAAATGTGGAGGAGCACCGGTGCAGCTCGACAGCTTGTGGCTGGTCGGTTGTCTGCTGGCTGGGAGCTGGACGCTGGCCACGGTTTTCAGCATCCCaaattttttctttgtcagagTGGAGGGAgcaaatgaaagcaaagaaCAGTGTGTAGACGTGTTCCCTAATGCACTTGCCAGACAAacctatgaggtcttttatttAACCCTGGCTAACGCTCTCCCTGTTGCTGGGATTGTATTTACCAGTTTCCAGATTGTTATCACTCTGCTTCAAAACCACCGACGCATACAGGGTCATAACACTAACATCATGAAGGAGACCGTTAATGATGAAAACATGAGTATCAAGAACAACACAAAATCAGTCAGTGCCCCTTCTCCACCGGGCACCTCTCAAAATCTCAAAGAATCAGCTTCTCTATCCAACATCTACACAGGTGTGGCTGCTTCCTACTGTCCAAACAGAGCGCATTCAGGTGACAGGGGGACAAATATTGACAGCAGAGTTGGAGCCCCACCAAAGTTTTCAAACCCCAGCCAGAAGCCCAGTGCCAGCTCACTCACTCAGGTGAGAGCAGCCAAGAGTGTGGTGGCTGTGGCCAGTGTGTTCCTAGTCTGCTGGATGACTCATCTGCTTCTGCGCATCAGCAACAACATCCACACCTCATCAGTCGTGGTGGAGGTGGCCAGCTATGTTGCAGCCTCCTACACCTCCATCATCCCCTACATATTCCTGCATGGGGTGAAAAAACTTTCTTGCTCATGTAAGAGGTAG
- the zdhhc8a gene encoding palmitoyltransferase ZDHHC8B isoform X4: MPASGADSLKPSAFIPVCTAVCLLVGSTSLFFVFTCPWLAVTICPAVPPCSAILFLFVLANFTMATFMDAGVLPVANDEEDNDDEFRAPLYKNVDVKGVQVRMKWCASCHFYRPPRCSHCSVCDHCVEDFDHHCPWVNNCIGRRNYRYFFLFLLSLTVHMIGVFTFGLIYVLHHTGELWKLHCTVTLAVMSISGLFLIPVLGLTGFHLYLVSRGHTTNEQVTGKFQGGKNPFTRGCCNNLEYLVCSPISPKYTARPIKKSVIHIQPPFLRPVKVRDNGIQSQDVQNKQTSSGAVELSDIKQQKTPPPLPPKPEHGLLKSQLAAANEMGHHTKTIIPVSIPTVPQLRPVLEAISRGSSPILPEQLLKASEQQGNNKAPDLHSESKESPARGSQQGVLSPHPPLQPNTSSSSLPLNSLTLSSRSLTLKHNNRQGSKSHLPSMYGDGLGSSSTGKMSSSNLLANHNSSNLSYDNLINPTDPQFIAQRGAPPGNYHPHFMTLGTDGTVVQRPPPHTYSPVFMGVTRQSPQPRDTSSSLQGLTTRDPSHSFQGFIKRDTSPTFQGLLPRDLASQSMTIQDIPPPGLAIRDMTSQSNRDTLRDLSPQGLTSQKSAAARYDNFSKTIMASIHVRQDMEERDRMLHLQARSQALYGPDVGIYDIPSRRSLPPDNIRPQGSRGPTPPAYGSREFLMSTGILGYGLRTSPLSSSSTSSLNRGPKTSASLLQSSSSSSLKSKGRSSSPAYCPAERQTQPLPPSISTIPCLPTSSTPSAPSYASYATTKRTSLTYSSDGKDPVTQEGLK; the protein is encoded by the exons ATGCCCGCCAGCGGCGCCGACTCGCTGAAACCCAGCGCCTTCATCCCGGTGTGCACGGCAGTCTGCCTCCTGGTCGGATCTACGTCCCTGTTCTTTGTCTTCAC ATGCCCATGGCTGGCTGTGACCATCTGCCCTGCTGTGCCACCATGCAGTGCcatccttttcctttttgtgctGGCCAACTTCACCATGGCAACCTTTATGGATGCTGGTGTGCTCCCAGTGG CTAATGATGAGGAGGACAACGATGATGAGTTTCGTGCTCCTTTATACAAGAACGTGGATGTGAAGGGTGTCCAGGTGCGGATGAAATGGTGTGCTTCGTGCCATTTCTACAGGCCGCCGCGTTGCTCACACTGCAGCGTCTGCGATCACTGTGTGGAG GACTTTGACCATCACTGTCCATGGGTGAACAATTGCATCGGGAGGCGCAACTACCGCTacttcttcctgtttctgttgtcACTGACAGTTCACATGATTGGTGTCTTCACCTTTGGCCTCATATATGTCCTGCACCACACGGGCGAATTATGGAAGCTGCACTGCACTGTCAC TTTGGCAGTGATGAGTATATCAGGGCTGTTTCTTATCCCGGTCCTGGGTCTCACTGGATTCCACCTGTACCTGGTGTCCAGAGGACACACCACAAATGAGCAA GTAACTGGGAAGTTTCAAGGTGGAAAAAATCCTTTTACAAGAGGTTGTTGTAACAACCTGGAATATCTAGTTTGCAGTCCCATTTCTCCAAA GTACACAGCAAGACCTATTAAGAAATCAGTGATCCATATTCAGCCTCCATTCCTGAGACCAGTAAAAGTCAGGGACAACGGTATACAAAGTCAGGATGTCCAAAATAAG CAAACCTCAAGTGGAGCCGTCGAGCTGTCAGAcatcaaacaacagaaaacgCCACCGCCACTGCCACCTAAACCAGAACACGGGCTGCTGAAAAGCCAACTAGCTGCCGCGAATG AGATGGGACATCACACCAAAACCATCATTCCTGTTTCTATTCCTACTGTGCCACAGCTACGGCCGGTATTGGAGGCCATATCCAGAGGATCGTCACCCATTCTCCCAGAACAG TTGTTGAAGGCATCAGAGCAGCAAGGGAACAACAAAGCTCCGGACCTCCACTCTGAGTCCAAAGAGAGCCCTGCGAGAGGCAGTCAGCAGGGAGTCCTGTCTCCCCACCCTCCCCTACAGCCCAACACCTCCTCCAGCTCACTGCCGCTCAACTCTCTGACACTCAGCTCCCGCTCTCTCACCCTAAAACACAACAATCGTCAAGGCAGCAAATCCCATCTGCCTTCCATGTATGGTGATGGTTTAGGATCAAGTTCCACAGGCAAAATGTCCTCTTCCAACCTGCTGGCCAACCACAACAGCAGCAATCTGTCCTATGATAACCTCATAAACCCCACAGACCCTCAGTTCATCGCTCAGAGAGGGGCCCCTCCAGGCAACTACCATCCTCACTTTATGACCCTGGGCACAGATGGGACTGTTGTGCAGCGGCCCCCTCCTCACACCTACAGTCCAGTGTTTATGGGTGTCACTAGACAGTCTCCTCAGCCTAGAGACACCTCATCTTCTTTGCAGGGTCTCACCACAAGGGATCCCTCACACTCGTTTCAAGGTTTTATTAAAAGAGATACTTCACCTACTTTTCAAGGGCTGTTGCCAAGAGACCTTGCCTCCCAAAGCATGACAATACAAGACATCCCCCCTCCAGGTCTGGCCATACGAGATATGACTTCTCAAAGTAATCGAGATACCCTTCGTGATCTCAGCCCACAGGGTTTGACATCTCAGAAGTCTGCTGCTGCACGTTATGACAACTTTTCAAAAACCATCATGGCATCTATCCATGTTAGACAGGATATGGAGGAGCGTGACAGGATGCTGCATCTCCAAGCGCGATCACAGGCGCTTTATGGCCCAGATGTGGGGATCTATGACATTCCCAGCAGACGGAGCCTGCCACCAGACAACATCCGCCCTCAGGGCTCCCGTGGACCAACACCTCCAGCCTATGGCTCCAGGGAGTTTCTCATGAGTACAGGCATCCTTGGCTATGGTTTGAGGACCTCACcactctccagctcctccacatCGTCTCTGAATCGAGGCCCAAAAACCTCCGCCTCTCttctgcagagcagcagcagcagcagcctgaaaAGCAAGGGCAGGTCTTCGTCTCCAGCGTACTGCCCTGCTGAGAGACAGACTcaacccctccctccctctataTCCACCATACCCTGTTTGcccacctcctccaccccctCTGCCCCCTCCTATGCATCCTATGCCACAACAAAAAGAACCTCACTTACATACTCCTCTGATGGGAAGGACCCCGTCACCCAAGAAggcctgaaataa